The following proteins are encoded in a genomic region of Reichenbachiella sp.:
- a CDS encoding CHAT domain-containing tetratricopeptide repeat protein: MVKRLYQGAIICCSFFIVSPLVAQQRLKIDDIKFVISIGDQVRMAYDNVSRSSSREISQSNADGSISYQLNMGDFHMYKGNYSTAISYYHKVLDRLAPEVKTDKDPRTIDVFSISENRDFRFTRTERILKKISRSSELSKEQWVYFARAVNALAIYYHGIGNYKVAEKLYLRALEVRKEYIGNTSEHYVSCLHNLAILRKDQGRYNAAEDMLKYVSRYYLHKKSKNSTEYSIVANNHAMLLNEMGRSKQSVQLLESQESILDQIEFPGGSFDPSRVRANYALLLLEEGRTYEAEVFLKASLKKYEQTGKEKDPDYVQISLYLGEVYLSLGKTSELEELVQHALNGLEKNYGANSLPYANALELQADYLRQSSNYHQAYSQYEKVAAIRKANLGVLHKGYLSVIQKQGACAWRLGQNVPAFNKYKEATDGYLQVIDKFFFNMSEKEKTRFWNTIKPSLEEMYVFVASDGFELEGAIAYAYEVRLRTKGLLLHNSNKVLEEINNIQDTEVKKQYNDWLSLKHDLSNYYSMSQATIEEMQIDVSLLETEANEIEKAINLAVSGKINEQSEKITFEMVAASLGEEEAAIEIIRLSDQGKNENAQYGAWIVRDGHLEFEIIGAANLLETRMIKYYKNAVRLKWKDSLSYDKFWKPLAAETAGTTRVYVSLDGVYNLLNLNSLMTNGQYLLDRRQIEIIPNSAVLVSNKNSGSSINKGVLMGNPVFGSAEIAPLPGTAAEIKTIDELLNENNINTRFYEQARATEKSLKQVSNPSILHIATHGFFMGDKVSNEGNIASRTLRSANPLMRSGLLLAGAGQQDEPSVENPSDGVFTAYDAMNMNLSDTELVVLSACETGTGEVVNGEGVYGLSRAFSVAGAKHLVMSLWKVDDQATMKLMSTFYKNWLAGEEIKTAFNQAQKAVKEEYEDPYYWAAFVMVNNE, encoded by the coding sequence ATGGTAAAAAGACTATACCAAGGAGCAATAATTTGTTGCTCCTTTTTTATTGTATCTCCTTTAGTTGCACAGCAACGGCTAAAAATTGATGACATCAAATTTGTGATCAGTATAGGTGATCAGGTACGGATGGCCTATGACAATGTGTCGAGATCTTCATCAAGAGAAATCTCTCAATCCAATGCGGATGGTTCAATTTCCTATCAGCTGAATATGGGAGATTTCCATATGTATAAAGGAAATTACAGCACCGCCATTAGCTATTATCATAAAGTGCTGGATAGGCTCGCTCCAGAAGTAAAAACGGATAAAGATCCACGAACCATCGATGTTTTCTCTATTTCTGAAAATCGTGATTTTCGATTTACTCGGACGGAGCGTATCTTAAAGAAGATCTCCCGTAGTTCTGAGTTGTCGAAGGAGCAATGGGTGTATTTTGCAAGAGCAGTTAATGCATTAGCCATTTATTATCATGGAATTGGCAACTATAAAGTAGCAGAGAAGCTCTATTTAAGAGCATTAGAAGTAAGAAAGGAATATATTGGAAATACCAGCGAGCATTACGTTAGCTGTCTGCACAATCTGGCCATACTCAGAAAGGATCAAGGAAGGTACAATGCAGCTGAAGATATGCTGAAATATGTGTCTCGCTATTATCTGCATAAAAAATCAAAGAACAGTACTGAATATAGCATCGTAGCCAACAATCATGCGATGCTACTCAACGAAATGGGACGTAGCAAGCAATCGGTTCAGTTGCTGGAAAGTCAGGAATCCATTTTGGATCAAATTGAATTTCCTGGTGGGTCTTTCGATCCATCCAGAGTGCGGGCCAATTATGCACTTTTATTGCTGGAAGAAGGGCGCACATACGAAGCGGAGGTTTTTTTGAAGGCATCATTAAAAAAATATGAGCAGACGGGTAAAGAAAAGGATCCTGACTATGTGCAGATTTCGCTTTACTTGGGTGAAGTCTATTTGAGTCTTGGAAAGACGAGCGAATTGGAGGAGTTGGTTCAGCATGCACTTAATGGGCTAGAGAAGAATTATGGTGCAAACTCTTTGCCCTATGCCAATGCTTTGGAGTTACAAGCAGACTATTTGAGGCAATCATCCAATTACCATCAAGCTTATTCTCAGTACGAAAAGGTGGCGGCGATAAGGAAGGCCAATTTGGGTGTATTGCACAAGGGATATCTCTCCGTTATTCAGAAGCAAGGAGCCTGCGCCTGGCGATTGGGACAAAATGTACCGGCTTTCAACAAATACAAAGAAGCAACGGATGGTTATCTGCAGGTGATTGATAAATTCTTTTTCAATATGAGCGAGAAGGAAAAAACTCGATTTTGGAATACTATCAAACCATCGCTGGAAGAAATGTATGTTTTCGTCGCATCGGATGGATTCGAATTAGAAGGAGCAATAGCCTACGCCTATGAAGTGAGGTTAAGAACAAAGGGCCTTTTGTTGCATAACTCAAACAAAGTACTCGAAGAAATCAATAACATTCAAGATACCGAAGTCAAGAAACAATATAATGACTGGCTTTCACTTAAGCACGATCTATCCAATTATTACAGTATGAGCCAGGCTACCATCGAGGAGATGCAAATCGATGTTTCATTGTTGGAAACAGAGGCCAATGAAATAGAAAAGGCAATCAATCTCGCAGTTTCAGGGAAGATCAATGAACAGTCCGAAAAAATCACCTTTGAGATGGTCGCAGCCAGTCTTGGTGAGGAAGAGGCCGCCATTGAAATTATCAGATTGAGTGATCAGGGCAAGAATGAAAATGCTCAATACGGCGCATGGATTGTGCGAGATGGTCACTTGGAATTTGAAATAATTGGAGCAGCCAACTTGCTAGAAACTAGAATGATTAAGTATTATAAAAATGCAGTAAGATTGAAATGGAAGGATAGTCTATCCTATGATAAATTCTGGAAACCACTAGCTGCCGAAACAGCAGGTACTACTCGAGTTTATGTTTCTCTCGATGGTGTGTATAATCTATTGAATCTAAATTCACTGATGACTAACGGGCAGTACTTATTGGACAGGCGTCAGATTGAGATTATACCGAACAGCGCGGTTTTAGTTTCTAATAAGAATAGTGGTTCTTCTATCAATAAAGGTGTACTAATGGGCAATCCGGTGTTTGGCTCTGCTGAGATTGCCCCATTGCCTGGTACCGCTGCGGAAATTAAAACGATTGATGAATTGCTCAATGAGAATAATATCAATACCCGCTTTTATGAACAAGCTCGGGCTACCGAAAAATCTTTAAAACAAGTTTCCAACCCTTCCATTTTGCATATCGCTACACATGGATTTTTTATGGGAGACAAAGTGTCGAACGAAGGAAATATTGCCAGCCGTACTTTGCGATCAGCGAATCCTTTGATGAGGTCAGGGCTGCTGCTTGCGGGAGCTGGTCAGCAAGATGAGCCTAGTGTTGAAAACCCTTCAGACGGAGTGTTTACGGCTTACGACGCCATGAACATGAATCTTAGCGATACAGAACTAGTCGTGTTGAGCGCTTGTGAAACGGGTACCGGTGAAGTGGTAAATGGTGAAGGGGTCTATGGTTTGTCTAGGGCATTTAGTGTAGCGGGAGCTAAACATTTGGTAATGAGTTTGTGGAAAGTGGACGACCAGGCTACGATGAAACTGATGAGTACTTTTTATAAAAACTGGTTGGCCGGAGAAGAGATAAAAACCGCATTTAATCAGGCTCAAAAGGCAGTGAAAGAAGAGTATGAAGATCCGTACTATTGGGCCGCATTTGTCATGGTGAACAATGAATGA
- a CDS encoding uracil-DNA glycosylase family protein, with product MLVSDRILEFYQSLAPPAKLPKKVETMNPYQSQDGWEATTKFYKKYYSDNNARRMLFGINPGRFGGGITGVPFTDPLLLEEVCEIPNPFNKRAELSSRFIYEMIDNYGGPKAFYDKFYITGMSPLGYVMDGKNLNYYDLKDWQKIFEKDIVRWIKDQLNFNIDSTVAYSIGQGQNLRLLKQLNDKHQFFEDIVPVPHPRWVMQYQLKRKQEFIDEYLQKLS from the coding sequence ATGCTAGTATCAGATCGTATACTTGAATTCTATCAATCTTTAGCACCACCAGCTAAACTCCCCAAGAAAGTTGAGACCATGAATCCCTACCAATCGCAGGATGGCTGGGAAGCGACTACCAAATTTTATAAGAAATACTATTCAGACAACAACGCCAGAAGAATGCTCTTCGGTATCAATCCTGGTCGTTTTGGAGGTGGTATTACCGGAGTACCATTTACAGATCCATTGCTCCTTGAGGAAGTCTGCGAGATTCCAAACCCATTCAACAAAAGAGCAGAACTCAGCTCCAGATTTATCTACGAAATGATAGATAACTATGGAGGTCCAAAGGCATTTTATGACAAATTCTACATTACAGGAATGTCTCCATTAGGCTACGTCATGGATGGCAAAAACCTCAACTATTATGATCTAAAGGATTGGCAAAAGATATTCGAAAAGGATATTGTCAGATGGATTAAAGATCAGCTAAATTTTAATATCGACTCTACGGTCGCCTATAGTATAGGTCAAGGTCAAAACCTAAGGTTGCTCAAACAACTCAACGACAAGCATCAGTTTTTCGAAGACATTGTACCTGTGCCCCACCCCCGATGGGTCATGCAGTATCAACTCAAACGAAAACAAGAGTTTATTGACGAATATTTGCAAAAACTAAGCTGA
- a CDS encoding glutaminase produces the protein MDYQKILNEIVIEVNALENSGEVANYIPELAKVNADKFGIHLTTMNNEHYATGDSEEKFSIQSISKVFSLAMAFSLLGEKLWKRVGVEPSGNPFNSIVQLEYENGIPRNPFVNAGALVVVDVLLSELKDPEGELFAFVQSLTGSSNITYNKIVAQSEKETGYLNAAFVNMMKAKGNIVNDTDEILDFYYKQCSIEMNCRELAAAFLHFGENGLSYEHAGFSLTKSQVKRLNALMLSCGFYDESGQFAFKVGLAGKSGVGGGIAAVYPEEFAVAVWSPKLNKKGNSVRGFHSLELLTTKTESSIF, from the coding sequence ATGGATTATCAGAAAATACTCAACGAAATTGTCATTGAAGTTAATGCACTTGAAAATAGTGGTGAAGTGGCCAACTACATACCTGAATTAGCTAAGGTAAACGCAGACAAATTTGGCATTCACCTGACGACAATGAATAATGAACACTACGCTACTGGTGATTCTGAAGAGAAATTTTCTATTCAAAGTATATCCAAAGTATTTAGTCTGGCTATGGCCTTTTCGCTTCTTGGTGAAAAACTCTGGAAACGAGTGGGAGTGGAGCCGTCTGGAAATCCTTTCAATTCTATTGTTCAGCTTGAATATGAAAACGGTATTCCCAGGAACCCTTTTGTGAATGCAGGCGCTCTTGTGGTTGTTGATGTGCTGCTGTCTGAATTGAAAGATCCTGAAGGGGAGCTATTTGCTTTTGTGCAGTCACTTACCGGTTCTAGTAATATCACTTATAACAAGATAGTAGCTCAGTCTGAAAAGGAAACTGGGTACCTCAATGCGGCATTTGTAAATATGATGAAAGCCAAAGGCAATATCGTAAATGATACAGATGAGATTTTAGATTTCTACTATAAGCAATGCTCCATTGAGATGAACTGTCGTGAGCTCGCTGCTGCCTTTCTACATTTTGGTGAAAATGGTTTGTCTTACGAACATGCTGGATTTAGCTTGACGAAAAGTCAAGTGAAAAGATTGAATGCCTTAATGCTGTCTTGTGGTTTTTACGACGAGTCTGGTCAGTTTGCTTTCAAGGTTGGATTGGCAGGTAAGAGTGGAGTAGGGGGCGGAATTGCTGCAGTATATCCAGAAGAATTTGCAGTGGCGGTTTGGAGCCCTAAACTAAATAAGAAGGGCAATTCTGTTCGTGGCTTTCATAGTCTGGAATTATTGACGACAAAAACAGAGTCGTCAATATTCTGA
- a CDS encoding bifunctional nuclease family protein has translation MEKIKLDIIGLSSSHAQSGSFALVLGESEGGRRLPIIIGMFEAQAIAIEIEKITPNRPMTHDLFKSFAGHFEIDVKEIIISDLKEGVFFAKIVCVDNNGKKVEIDARPSDAIAIGIRFDAEIYTNPAVMEEAGIVVTDEFEEELDTLSSPEDEPKEESKKSKGIKKHSVEELNRLLDKALAEEDYEKAAQLRDELNRRN, from the coding sequence TTGGAGAAAATAAAACTAGACATTATAGGATTATCCTCCAGCCATGCACAATCGGGCTCATTTGCGCTGGTGTTAGGCGAATCGGAAGGTGGTCGAAGACTACCGATTATCATTGGCATGTTTGAGGCGCAAGCCATTGCCATAGAGATTGAGAAGATTACGCCTAACCGGCCCATGACCCATGATTTATTCAAATCATTTGCCGGCCATTTCGAAATTGACGTTAAAGAAATCATCATTTCTGATTTAAAGGAAGGCGTTTTCTTTGCCAAGATCGTTTGCGTAGACAACAATGGAAAAAAAGTAGAAATCGATGCCAGGCCCTCTGATGCCATTGCCATTGGTATACGTTTCGATGCAGAAATCTATACCAATCCAGCAGTGATGGAAGAAGCGGGGATTGTTGTCACTGATGAATTCGAAGAAGAGCTGGATACTTTGTCGTCACCTGAAGACGAGCCAAAGGAAGAATCTAAAAAAAGCAAAGGCATAAAAAAACATTCGGTAGAAGAACTGAATCGTTTGCTTGATAAAGCACTGGCAGAAGAAGACTATGAGAAAGCCGCTCAGCTTCGCGACGAATTGAATCGCAGGAACTGA
- a CDS encoding aminopeptidase C, with translation MIFLRFYIFGFEIIKHLLIQSNMRKLAILVVLFATLSLQAQDPYEFTTVIDLEATPIISQGRTGTCWSFSASSFIESEIIRKTGKTIDLSEMYTVRQTYMDKAENYVMRQGLANFSEGGLAHDVLNSIKANGLVPNEAYSGLDEGNNYHNHAEMVAVLESMVKTYADNPGKKLSKKWRPAVSAVLDVYLGKAPKTFTYEGKTYTPQSFLEMTKINPDDYVSITSFSHADFYSSFILNIPDNFSNGSFYNLPLDDFIKILDNSLANGYSVEFDCDVSEPTFSAKYGLAIIPEDEQNNKTALEGLYPELSVSQQYRQDEFENFTTTDDHLMHIMGLVKDQNDNKYYKVKNSWGNNSDRIGNNGFIHMSESYMRLKTISITVHKDAIPKDIAKKLGLK, from the coding sequence TTGATCTTTCTAAGATTTTATATCTTCGGATTTGAAATCATCAAGCATTTATTAATTCAATCAAACATGAGAAAGTTAGCTATTCTGGTTGTCCTATTTGCAACGCTGTCGTTGCAGGCGCAAGACCCATACGAATTCACGACTGTTATCGACCTGGAAGCCACTCCTATTATCAGTCAAGGAAGAACCGGTACCTGTTGGAGCTTTTCAGCTTCTTCGTTTATAGAATCTGAAATTATCAGAAAGACAGGTAAGACTATCGATTTGTCAGAAATGTACACGGTTCGACAGACTTACATGGACAAGGCAGAAAACTACGTCATGAGACAAGGCCTAGCCAACTTCAGTGAAGGTGGGCTGGCGCATGATGTATTGAATTCAATCAAAGCCAATGGTCTCGTACCCAATGAGGCTTACAGCGGGTTGGATGAAGGAAACAACTATCACAACCATGCAGAAATGGTAGCTGTTTTAGAATCCATGGTAAAAACCTATGCAGACAACCCCGGCAAAAAGCTCAGCAAAAAATGGAGACCAGCAGTAAGTGCCGTATTAGACGTTTATCTAGGAAAAGCACCAAAAACATTTACCTATGAGGGGAAAACCTATACCCCACAGTCCTTTTTGGAAATGACCAAAATTAATCCAGATGACTATGTTTCTATTACTTCATTTAGTCACGCTGATTTCTATTCATCATTCATATTGAACATACCTGATAACTTCAGCAATGGCAGTTTTTATAACCTGCCACTAGATGACTTTATCAAAATATTGGACAACTCGTTAGCGAATGGTTACTCTGTAGAGTTTGATTGTGATGTAAGTGAGCCTACTTTCTCAGCTAAATATGGTTTAGCCATTATTCCAGAAGATGAACAAAACAACAAGACCGCATTGGAAGGGCTATATCCAGAACTATCTGTGAGCCAGCAATACCGTCAAGATGAGTTTGAAAATTTTACTACAACAGATGACCACTTGATGCATATTATGGGTCTGGTTAAAGATCAGAATGACAATAAATACTACAAAGTAAAAAACAGTTGGGGCAACAACTCAGACAGAATCGGAAATAACGGGTTTATCCATATGAGTGAGTCGTACATGAGATTGAAGACAATTAGCATCACTGTTCATAAGGATGCGATTCCCAAGGACATTGCTAAGAAATTAGGGCTTAAGTAA
- a CDS encoding electron transfer flavoprotein subunit alpha/FixB family protein — protein sequence MSILVFIEISEGEIKKSSLEAISYAAGIGGDVTAIAFGEASNDALSAAGKAGATKVLHVADEKYKQGNIQAYASALAAAVESTGAETVVLAKSSLGDPVSARLAIKIGASLATNVTELPDTSNGFTVKRSIYTGKAFANVDLTEGKRIIGIKKNAAIIKEDGADAAVEAFSVSADDADFKVTVTSQEKATGEILLPEADLVVSGGRGLKGPENWGMIEDLAKALGAATGCSKPVSDMDWRPHHEHVGQTGIKVAPTLYIAVGISGAIQHLAGVNSSKFIVVINKDPEAPFFKAADYGIVGDAFEVVPKLTEAIKALNN from the coding sequence ATGAGCATATTAGTATTCATAGAAATATCAGAAGGCGAAATCAAAAAATCGTCATTGGAAGCCATAAGCTATGCCGCAGGTATCGGCGGTGATGTCACTGCCATTGCATTCGGCGAAGCAAGCAACGACGCACTATCGGCAGCTGGAAAAGCCGGCGCTACCAAAGTACTGCATGTAGCAGACGAAAAATACAAACAAGGAAATATTCAGGCTTATGCTTCAGCTTTAGCTGCAGCCGTAGAAAGCACTGGAGCCGAAACAGTAGTTTTAGCGAAATCATCACTTGGTGATCCAGTATCTGCCAGATTAGCCATCAAAATCGGTGCTTCATTAGCTACCAATGTTACCGAATTACCTGATACATCAAACGGATTCACGGTAAAGAGAAGCATCTATACAGGTAAGGCATTCGCTAACGTTGATTTGACAGAAGGTAAAAGAATAATAGGCATTAAGAAGAATGCGGCAATCATCAAAGAAGATGGTGCAGACGCGGCAGTAGAGGCATTTAGCGTCAGTGCAGATGATGCAGATTTTAAAGTAACGGTAACTTCTCAAGAAAAAGCTACTGGTGAAATTTTACTTCCTGAAGCTGACTTGGTAGTTTCAGGTGGTAGAGGATTGAAAGGCCCTGAAAACTGGGGAATGATTGAAGATTTAGCTAAGGCGTTAGGTGCTGCGACTGGATGTAGTAAACCAGTTTCCGATATGGACTGGAGACCTCACCATGAGCACGTAGGACAAACAGGTATCAAAGTGGCTCCTACCCTATATATCGCTGTCGGTATATCTGGAGCAATTCAACATTTAGCCGGTGTAAACTCTTCGAAGTTTATCGTGGTGATCAACAAAGATCCAGAGGCACCATTCTTCAAGGCAGCAGACTACGGAATCGTAGGTGATGCATTTGAAGTAGTTCCAAAATTAACAGAAGCTATCAAGGCACTAAACAATTAA